ACAATCAGATTATGAATGCTTTGACTCGCTTTCCTTTAATAAGATATTATCAGTTATTTTATCTTAAGACTAGTCAGTATTGAAAATGTATGATTTTACTATTAYGGACACAACTAGGTCCAGCAGTAGCCCACAAGGCTAGAAGACAACAGTAAACTACAACCGAACACCGATACCAGACCGAAACTAAACTTGCTCGTGCACCTGTCAAACAAGCTGCAATGACATCCGAGCAAGCAGAACTGGGATGGCTGGCGCTCGATTTCTTCCTGAACACTTGTCATTATGCCTGCATTAAAATACATGACATCCAAGCAGGAAACTGGCTACAATGGCGAATTCTACAATTACACCCTCTATAGATGTGGTGGCCCAAGAGGTTGCCACAATAATTATGCAGTTATGCAACACGAAATGGACCTGGACAGGAGAAAGAAGTGTATATAAAGAATCAATTACTGTACAAAGCACTCACCTTTGAATATAACTCGTTTACSGACATGGTCCAACACTATCAACGAAAACTGAAAAGTAACTGCAGCGTTTTATAAATGACAATATCTCATGATTGTTGATAATCCCATAAAGTTGTTTCATCTAATTAGAAGTTAATTTCGTCGTCATATTCCCGAGTGTCGTCGTCCAGAGTTGAGTTAAATATGTTAGCCACTTCCGACCCCTTTCCTGGTCACGAACGGCAGGTGTCTTCACGTGGATGAGTTGCGTAACACCTCAGTTTTGCTTGATCCCCCTTATATTACTCAATAATGAAAAACGCCAACGAATGACGACTGGATATGGGTAGCCAGCCCCAGTAGGTTATAAGTGCAAATACATAAACTATAAATAGTTGATCAATAGCTTCCCTTTAGATCCTCCCCGTCGTATCCATGGACTCAAGTCATGTTGACTGGCAATGGCTCAGGCTGTACCGGAGTACCGCACGAGACCCCATCTGGCTCATCAGCGCACTACAATTTATTCCACGCTCTAGATTAGAACGAACATTAACAGTGGGGATACCATGGTGGACTGTGGAGGGGTAGATCCAATTATGGGTTTAGGTCATAATGTTACATTGAAAACTTCTaatataggcctatatgtatgGCTATTATATGATTTATCTTGACACATTTCGGGAATCTTAATGAAATTAACGCAACTTTTTGCTCCACCCCACAAAATCATTCTGAATAGCAAAGGTATGGATAATCAATTACTATGATTTCCTGAACTCAGTGGACCTAGTATCTTAGTTCAAGGCAAGCATCAACACGTCAGAGTGTTATCTTTGATTGTAGTAGTACAATCTGTAACAGGAACTAGGCTGGTACCTGAAGCCTATAAAAATGTCATGCTTAAAATTTGAAGTTTTATGTCCATGACAGCTGCAAGGTTACAATATTTGGGGAAATTAGACTTTATAAAACACAGCATCATTTATACATCCTGTTCCGCATTTCGTCCCACTATGATCAACAATATCACAAAATACAACATGCACTGTAGGTCTACAGCAGTAGTATGTTACCTTGCAGTAGAGTTCATAGTCAATCTTCCCCTCTTGTCTCTTCATTATGGTGTTATKTTSCTTCACTTGCCTTTTCATTATGGCGTTATGTTCCTTCACTTGCCTTTTCATTATGGCGTTATAGTccttagatactgtatgtagtagaAGATTCTGCTAGAGTATTCAGAGGTAGCTGTGATTATTCCACGATCCAGATCATACTGTCCTCAAGTCATTACTGTCAGCAGGCTATTTAGAAAGAAGAAAAAATCCATTCCAATATCATGCCATGACTACACTCCCAACCACTCCTTCTGCAGGTATGGGGTGTTGATTGACTTCACCTACCAGGCTGCTATATGGAATCTGAAAAGTATGCAGGCACAGTCAAAATACATTCCACCCATTACaatcattcaaataaaaaaataaaaattaaagccctgccttatctcagctcactggtcaccatagtagcacccactcgtagcacgcgctccagcaagtatatctcactggtcacccccaaaagccaattcctcctttggtcgcctttMYttccagttctctgctgccaatgactggaacgaactgcaaaaaatcactgaagctggagactcatatctccctcactagctttaagcaccagctgtcagagcagctcacagatcactgcacctgtacatagcccatctgtaaacagcccatctatctacctcatccccatactgtatttatttatttatcttgctcctttgcaccccagtatctctacttgcacattcatcttctgcacatctaccattcttgtgtttaattgctatattgtaattacttcgccaccatggcctttttattgccttaactcccttatcttacctcatttgcactcactgtatatatactttttKttttctttttttctactgcattattgactgtatgttttgtttattccatgtgtaactctgtgttgttgtgtgtcgaattgctatgctttatcttggccaggtcgcagttgcaaatgagaacttgttctcaactagcctacctggttaaataaaggtgaaattaaaaaaataaagagaacagAGATCACAGATGGAACAGGTSACAAGGAAAATGACTAGTAATGTGTTATTTGCTCCATGCCTTGTACAAGAATACACAATTATTTTTCAACATTCTACAATTTGTAATGTATACATTCTACTGAAGTTCACATTGAACTACAGTAGTATTGATAACTAGCACTGATAAKTAAAAGGGTTTGTAAGGAAAAGGGTTTGTGTTATGAAATGGGCCTAAAACAGTCGGTTACAAAGAGGATAGACATTACTCAGTGCTTGTGAAATATTTCCCACAGCAATCCGTTTGGAGAGTTGTGTATGCCTCATTCCACAGCAGGTGGTCCCAACGTTGGGGCTAACACCATGGGTTGCTTTGGGAAATGACACTGAGATAATAGGACTCAATGCTTTGACATGCCACTAACAACCTTTTCYGGTAACTCAAGTCAGACTAACCACTGAATTCCTATCACCTGCTCAACTACCTACAGGTATGTGCCATGTGATGAGTCTAAGCATAATAGACTTAATGGCAGTATGGCACTAAAATCCAGTTAGTCGAGTTGGGTGATACAATAAGCTTTTAGCCCAATTCTTATTTTTGGCACCASTAAATCATGCCTTATTTAACATGCTAAATACAGGCACATCTAATTTTTGCTTGGTAGATTTATATAGCACATGATGCATTAATttaaatgtcacacacacactttcacactcgaCAAGATAGTTTTTCTTGTATCTTTCTCTGCCTTCACTTGCTGTAACTATATCCAGAGAAAGCAACTTATGCTCATGASACATAATGTATTTCAGACTTTATCCCTGTATTACCCAACAATGTTATGTTTGCCATCACGTGAGATTACATTACAGTGCAATGAAATCCAAAGACACTGCTCTCTTCATGTGTATGCAGGCAGGCCTCCGCCTCCACAGTAATATTATTCAATTGAAAATCGACTTATTTTTAAAATAGGTACATTTAATATACCAACAATTTGCTCAAAAAGAGTTCCTGAAATTGaactgaaattgaaattgaaaaaatacattttcagcgCTACCTACTGAACAAAATATGAACAGCTTTGTTCCTGGTGAAATCCTCCATCAATGTATGCAATAYAGCACTCTGCCAAGGAGCAAAATGGAAACATTTTCTGAACTCAAAAAtatgattacatttattttatttgaatttaataTCCATTAGCCATTTTCTGAGAAACTTGGGACAGCTAATTTCCGATTTGTCTTAAGAGGATTACACATAAAGCACTTGCCGGAGATGTATGTTTGTGAGGTAAGACAGGGTTAGGCGTGTGTTCGTGTGGGTGTATAATTTTTAGAGATTAGTGTTTGTGTACGTTGTCTGAATTACGAAAGTATGTGTTCCCTGCCGAGCCAGGCCATAAATGCATTTGCTTTACTTCACATGCTAGGTTACTCCAAGCTAAACTGTCCCTGTGGGTTAGTGGAAGAGGTTCTCCTGAAGGGGTGGACAGCCCTGGTGTGTGAGGTAGGCCTGGAGAGGATCTCCTGCATCTTTCTGTTGTACTGCTCCTGGTAGACCAGGCCTTGCTGGTGCTCCTGCTCTGTCTGAGATCTCCCCTCATCACGCAACTGCTGCTGGTACATCATCTGGGCCAGCAGGTCTGCCTGGAACTCCTGACAGCCCTGTCTCAGACTGGGAGAGGAAAGCAGAGATATGTATTAATTGTGAAGTCTTCTGCTGTGTGTGAAAAAGGGTAAAATGATTGTGTATTTCTGTGAGAGGACGCATGTCAGAATCTTTGATCACATTATGCATACcgagttttctctctctcatccagcaGTTGGTTCTCCTGTATGGTTTTGTTTAGCTCGTCTCTCTCCTCGGCCAGCTGAGCCTGTTTCTGCTTGTTCAAATCCACTAAAAAAKAAGCACaaatacacaagcacacacaccatgaGACCACATCCTATTTAAAAGATGACTTGTGATATAAACAAGTCATTGTATACTGTAAATCAACTGCACTGTCACAAAGGACCTGCCCAAGTGACAGATCTGCTTCCCTCTCTTCCGCTTTCTTACATTTCTCCTGGATCTGCAGGCGGCGTGTGTCCATCACATCCTTCATCAGCCTATCCCTGGCGTGTTTCTCTTTGTGACACTGCTCTGCCCTCCGGGCCCAGGTCTGCTTTAGCTCTGCCTCGATCAGCTGCTCTGTCTCCACCTCCTGTCTCTTCTGTTCCTCAAGCTGATCGGCCAGGTACTGCTGGTACCTACTCTGCTCCTCTCGCAGCTCAagctgtgaaacacacacacacactcagtcagttATCCTCTGCCTCTTTTAGTTTAATAAGATTTCTTTGTGTGCCAAATAGAGTGACAATGTGGTAATTTAACATGCTAATACGACTCCACTTTCCCACCTTCCTCGTGACCTTGCCctgtttctcatctctctcctccgtcaGCAGATGCTCGAGCATGCTCATGTCCAGGGCCAGCTCGTCCTGCTGCTCCCTGGCCTGGCGCTTCATTTTCAGCCTCAGAGAGTGGTCGAGCAGCCTGCGCCGGCTCTCCTGACCCTGGAGCTTCTGACGgcgctctctctgctcctccagatgcagcatctctctctgctccctctgggacacacacagagaaaaacagagagggcTCAATTAGTGATCACAAAGCAGAaaccgacacagacacagagagaaacatcTCAATTACAGGCTGAATTTGCCTACCAGTAGCAGGGCCTCTTCCTCTTTGAGCTGCTtggcctgttctctctgctgctcgGCAGCCTCCATCTGAACACGCAGGTAGGCCAGCTGCTGCAAGTTACTCTGGCGTTGCCTCTGCGCATCCTGGCCCTCCCGCTCCTCCTTGGCTCGCCGGTCGCTCTCCCACAGCTGAGCAAagagctgctcctcctcctctttctgtcgCTGCGTCACCTGCCGTGTACATAGCTGCGCAGCCCGCTCTGTGCAAATTTCGTCCTGCCTGCGTCGAGTCTGTTCAGCCCGGAGCTCCTCACTCCGCTCTCTGAAATTGGTCCATTTGTATAGAGGTtttaacacacacatataaaagaAAGCTGCAACATTGTCTTGTAGAAAATCCCTTTAGTTGTTCTCTCTACCTGAATTGCTGTTCAAGCTTGTCTTCAACCACACTTAGcctttcactctccctcctctctcgcagTAACTTGRCTCTCTCTCGCATCTTGGCTTGTCTCTCCAGCACTGTCTCCTTTTTGGTCTCCATTTCTCTCAGCAGTTCCTTCTCCTCTGCCCCCAACATATCATGCAGTCTAAGGGAGACAGGGGTGATAGACAGACATGGAGCAATTGAAATACCTCTTAAAAAATATGATCAGCTGTTATGGGAACTCAACCAAAAGATTTGTCAcagacctctccctcctctcattgaTGGTCATCTGATACTGCCCAATGGCATCTTTGACCCGTCTCTCAATGGTTCCCAACACAATGCGCCGGTCAGAGTTCTTCTCCCAGCGCGTCTTAAGGTCACAGGTGTTCTGGTACTTGGTGAACTCCAACACCTTGTCCCGGGCCTCCTCCTGTTTCCTTCTCTCCAGGATGAGGTAGTCTGGAGGCCTGGATGATGGGAACCTCGCCCTCTGGAAAATGTTGGTAAGGGTTTAGTAATTATGTTTATGGGAGGCAGCAGTTTCTCCTGACCAAGTGACCTGGCCAAGGAAAACTCAAGGCCCTACTGTAGTTATTTGCTTTAACTAAAACATTGTACAGAACTGTCACACAGGAATCTATCTGGCTAAGGGCCAATTTTCCTACCCAGGTCAACTGGGGTCGgtaaaaacaattttaaaaagaatTGTTAGATATGCTTACTCTCTAATTTTACAAAACAATACGTTTGTTTAGCTATGTACAACAYGTAGCTAAGCTTATTAACGTTAACTAGTCACAGAGTTTGTATTGAACTTACCACCGCCACTGAATGAGGTGTTGGTCCCGTAAACTCGCGACATTGTGGTTTATTTCTAGTCTGACTGGCCAACATACTTGGATACAAAACAAGCTTCTTCCCAGCCAGATACTTCTATTTGTCCTGCATCCCATCAAGTTTCCCAACTGTTTCACATGGACCTTGACGAGGAGTCTCTCCGGCGATTTTGTTGACGGAACTAGTAAATTGTTACCATGACAACTACAAAACATGCTGCAGGGGTTGATCACtggagctgtgttcgaatacccatactaacatactgtattctacatatttaatgagtatatactacatactattagttaattgtagtatactgtaaacggaACAGTATCCTTTGTTGAGCGTGCCGGTCTACCGGAAGTTGAagttgttgctatgcaacctcttgctagctagttagcataacaaattactagttagacattttacgacttcgggtgtgttcttaaattcaaccTGGAGTGTCAGAGTCcgctcgtaaattcagagcgttRtcattgtccgtttggaaagtcggagcgcacactggacgctcggcCCGAGGAGTAggatttgagcgttctgaccttacaacggTAGTCAAGCACcatgctaacgttggctagctacttccagacacaaatgagtgacaccactctgaccattttactcgccatagcagagctggttaggcagttatGTTGTCCAGAGCGTTGGtggcaacaatttaatgacgCTTTTTTGTCGACCATATTCAACCGctgttgagcgctcgtaaatgCATTATTCTGGCTCTGGACTGGTACacaatcggagtagatagccagagcgaatttacgaaagcacccaacgttcattgagaacgcacaacgataATACAATTTAGCTAAGAATGGAATAAttaagtcaataaacgttgggtagttagatagcatatagttaatatactggcaagtttgatgtataagtagccaactaacgttaggtagctaacatacaggtgttgtgccgaaaatctcgcCCTGCCAGAACCCCCCTGTAATGGGTGTAAGGCCctccttctaatttccttaattttgtggctggAGTCAAATACtttgtggcacacatcagagtcaaataccttctatagaacaaacttcacgtcaggataggcatcCGAAAGtaataatgaatgtatgtgtgttatattaaacatagaggacgGAGTAACATGTtagcaagcaataaacatttcaWTactatggctgaattattatcctYacactttcaaaaatactagtcgaataagacatgggagagatgacgaagtTTGgctaaaatatgtatttatagaCTACAAAATCATTTGCRGATTTAGGTATGGGCGACAATGGCAGCCGCCCAgggcgccatacaagctagaaccgccacatacacttgaaacaaatagccaaaccaaaAACTACAGACAAAAATtatttctgctactaagatcagtgaaatgtaggctaaactgacaacagagtgaagagcagaaatctcaagtTTTAGCAatcaagtcgcagcaatgaagaacgaTTTTCGGCACACCTgttcatactgctgtaatgatatgctgtggttcgtaaggacagcgtaggtagcaaattgtcagccaacaacgtgtaaggtaacttactGGAAAAGtcattattttattacatttctcaacattttgttaacatttgtcataattagttaaagYaatgaatttgtatccgctgtTGGACTTTGCTGCATATTTTTCGCMATTTTCTtgaaatctgaaaacgatgtggaaccacgcccatttcctgaagaattgcaYTGTCGGCCCtaaagcacggaaatagtgtcctctgCGTGTAAACGTCATATTTTGGCGAATTTWGTTCGACATCTGGGGAACTTGTAAATTGTTAGGTAGTTAGCTAACTAGTATGGATATAMTAaatatatccatactatgaccaataagcatactatatactcaattaacgtcacaaatagtacggttagtgtgggtagtatgagtattcgaacacagcttggGAGTGGGCAGGAGAACGTTCCCTGATCTCGAGAGACCCCTACTAGATGCCCCACGTTCACTAGCACGCGGTGAAACACCGCTTTCCATTAATTTCAATGGAAGGAGAGCGGGGGGACATTTGGGCGGTGCGAATGTGGCCTGGGAGGCGGTGAAAAAGACACGCTTTCCCAACTTTATGCAAATCACCAGCggcgatgaccaatcatatcgggTGGTTAATTTACGGAAATCGCGATTTAGcagactagctaacattagccagctagctggccAGCTTTATGGttgttgtgacatgagtatgaacatttaattctggttgtttaatgttttagggactcctgaaacaaccagcaaaccaggctgtcgtcttgtgaaacagtggatgtacagaatctagctagctaaagcattcactgcaaattgaatgtacaattttgtgatcttgccttgctgatatttgccatgcaatgcagatagattaaataacgtagctagctagctattttcttgcttattgtgcagtggaggataaaaaatacctgtatgcctatggatgtgtagctagctatgtgtATAGACCCTAAAACatttggtatacatattagttcagaacctagctatcatagccagttgtatcaacttcaaaacactcaaTGACATTAATGAAGGCTATGGATtgagtataatataatataactttgtgccaaggaagtcatatatacatgtagttattaccatgcatgagatccccacattgtagcctgtacatttaatatattcactggTCATGTACTCTGTGGCAAATGAAGGTacagttcaggtatga
This portion of the Salvelinus sp. IW2-2015 linkage group LG4q.1:29, ASM291031v2, whole genome shotgun sequence genome encodes:
- the cfap53 gene encoding cilia- and flagella-associated protein 53, translating into MLASQTRNKPQCREFTGPTPHSVAVRARFPSSRPPDYLILERRKQEEARDKVLEFTKYQNTCDLKTRWEKNSDRRIVLGTIERRVKDAIGQYQMTINERRERLHDMLGAEEKELLREMETKKETVLERQAKMRERXKLLRERRESERLSVVEDKLEQQFRERSEELRAEQTRRRQDEICTERAAQLCTRQVTQRQKEEEEQLFAQLWESDRRAKEEREGQDAQRQRQSNLQQLAYLRVQMEAAEQQREQAKQLKEEEALLLREQREMLHLEEQRERRQKLQGQESRRRLLDHSLRLKMKRQAREQQDELALDMSMLEHLLTEERDEKQGKVTRKLELREEQSRYQQYLADQLEEQKRQEVETEQLIEAELKQTWARRAEQCHKEKHARDRLMKDVMDTRRLQIQEKLDLNKQKQAQLAEERDELNKTIQENQLLDEREKTRLRQGCQEFQADLLAQMMYQQQLRDEGRSQTEQEHQQGLVYQEQYNRKMQEILSRPTSHTRAVHPFRRTSSTNPQGQFSLE